From a single Nicotiana tomentosiformis chromosome 2, ASM39032v3, whole genome shotgun sequence genomic region:
- the LOC104117412 gene encoding poly(ADP-ribose) glycohydrolase 1-like isoform X2 → MGCMHSANCVGGAEKKALLLMEKREELKSILPFLPVKLRSSSLFWPPPVVEALNSLSQGPLHSNVDSGEILFIAISDIRSSLSLPNSSIAYSASHGFALFFDDLLPRAEAAKWFAEVVPYLANLLLKLPSLLETHYESADGGVLRGVKTGLRLLESQQSGIIFLSQELIAALLACALFCLFPTSNRGAKHLPMINFDHLFACLHDHYEEVENKLKCIIHYFGRICSSMPLGYVSFERKVLSLECTPSCIPYPKEIFWSQSNISLCHIEITVSGLIEDQSREAIEVDFANMYLGGGALVRGCVQEEIRFMINPELIAGMLFLPCMADNEAVEIVGMERFSSYTGYASSFRFNGDYVDKKDMDVLGRRKTRIVAIDALCSPGKSQYRLECLLREINKAFCGFMDQFKCHQYQQFLKDDGLLGLQHDQNVKDSGGRSIVNLLSLGHTSTSSQETEETSENQLIREGHSHQPLDNQQEIGVVTGNWGCGAFGGDPQLKAMLQWIAASQALRPFILYYTFGLEALQMLDQWTVGELWNVLVEYSSQRSRGETRVGFFNWILPSLCSRDAILNNSYDDSTFPGILC, encoded by the exons ATGGGGTGTATGCATTCAGCGAACTGTGTAGGAGGAGCAGAGAAAAAAGCTCTTCTTCTAATGGAGAAGAGAGAAGAGTTGAAGTCAATCCTTCCCTTTTTGCCAGTCAAACTCCGATCATCTTCGCTTTTTTGGCCACCTCCAGTAGTTGAAGCCCTCAATTCCCTCTCACAAGGCCCTCTTCACAGCAACGTTGACTCAGGCGAAATCCTTTTCATCGCCATATCCGATATTCGAAGCTCTCTCTCCCTCCCTAATTCTTCCATTGCTTACTCTGCTTCTCACGGTTTTGCCCTCTTCTTTGACGAT TTGCTTCCGAGGGCTGAAGCTGCAAAATGGTTCGCAGAGGTGGTTCCGTACTTGGCTAATTTGCTTTTGAAATTGCCTTCTTTATTAGAAACTCACTATGAGAGTGCAGATGGTGGAGTTTTGAGAGGAGTGAAAACCGGTCTTCGGTTGTTGGAATCACAACAGTCTGGCATTATCTTCCTTAGTCAG GAATTAATCGCCGCTCTCCTTGCATGCGCGTTGTTTTGTCTATTTCCTACCAGCAATAGAGGTGCCAAACATCTACCAATGATCAACTTTGATCACTTATTTGC GTGTCTACATGATCATTATGAAGAAGTTGAAAATAAATTGAAGTGCATTATTCACTATTTTGGGAGGATATGTTCATCTATGCCCCTGGGCTATGTGTCTTTTGAGCGCAAAGTTCTTTCTCTAGAATGTACTCCATCTTGTATTCCCTATCCAAAAGAAATTTTTTGGAGCCAGTCCAACATTTCCCTTTGCCATATTGAG ATTACCGTTTCAGGCTTAATTGAAGATCAATCACGTGAAGCTATTGAAGTTGATTTTGCTAACATGTATTTAGGAGGTGGCGCTCTCGTTAGGGGCTGTGTGCAG GAAGAAATTCGGTTTATGATCAATCCAGAGTTGATTGCTGGCATGCTTTTCCTGCCGTGCATGGCAGACAATGAAGCAGTAGAAATTGTTGGTATGGAAAGATTTTCAAGTTATACTGG ATATGCCTCTTCATTCCGATTTAATGGTGACTATGTGGACAAAAAGGATATGGACGTTCTTGGAAGGCGTAAGACTAGGATAGTTGCAATAGATGCACTGTGCAGCCCGGGAAAGAGCCAGTACAGACTTGAATGCCTTCTAAG GGAGATTAACAAAGCATTTTGTGGCTTCATGGATCAGTTCAAGTGTCATCAGTATCAACAGTTTCTCAAAGATGATGGCCTCCTGGGACTTCAACATGATCAAAATGTTAAAGACTCCGGTGGAAGGTCCATTGTTAATCTTCTG TCGCTTGGTCATACTTCAACTTCATCTCAAGAAACTGAGGAAACATCGGAAAACCAGTTAATCAGAGAGGGACACAGTCATCAACCTTTAGACAATCAGCaggaaattggggttgtgactgGAAATTGGGGTTGTGGTGCTTTTGGGGGAGATCCTCAACTTAAAGCTATGCTTCAATGGATTGCTGCATCTCAG GCATTGAGACCTTTCATCTTGTATTACACATTTGGTCTGGAGGCATTGCAGATGCTGGACCAG TGGACTGTGGGGGAGCTTTGGAATGTGTTGGTGGAATATTCATCTCAGAGATCGAGGGGAGAAACTAGAGTAGGCTTCTTCAATTGGATCCTTCCATCATTGTGTTCTCGTGATGCCATCCTCAACAATTCCTATGATGATTCAACTTTTCCGGGCATTTTATGTTAA
- the LOC104117412 gene encoding poly(ADP-ribose) glycohydrolase 1-like isoform X1, whose protein sequence is MGCMHSANCVGGAEKKALLLMEKREELKSILPFLPVKLRSSSLFWPPPVVEALNSLSQGPLHSNVDSGEILFIAISDIRSSLSLPNSSIAYSASHGFALFFDDLLPRAEAAKWFAEVVPYLANLLLKLPSLLETHYESADGGVLRGVKTGLRLLESQQSGIIFLSQELIAALLACALFCLFPTSNRGAKHLPMINFDHLFACLHDHYEEVENKLKCIIHYFGRICSSMPLGYVSFERKVLSLECTPSCIPYPKEIFWSQSNISLCHIEITVSGLIEDQSREAIEVDFANMYLGGGALVRGCVQEEIRFMINPELIAGMLFLPCMADNEAVEIVGMERFSSYTGYASSFRFNGDYVDKKDMDVLGRRKTRIVAIDALCSPGKSQYRLECLLREINKAFCGFMDQFKCHQYQQFLKDDGLLGLQHDQNVKDSGGRSIVNLLSLGHTSTSSQETEETSENQLIREGHSHQPLDNQQEIGVVTGNWGCGAFGGDPQLKAMLQWIAASQALRPFILYYTFGLEALQMLDQVTQWIVSHQWTVGELWNVLVEYSSQRSRGETRVGFFNWILPSLCSRDAILNNSYDDSTFPGILC, encoded by the exons ATGGGGTGTATGCATTCAGCGAACTGTGTAGGAGGAGCAGAGAAAAAAGCTCTTCTTCTAATGGAGAAGAGAGAAGAGTTGAAGTCAATCCTTCCCTTTTTGCCAGTCAAACTCCGATCATCTTCGCTTTTTTGGCCACCTCCAGTAGTTGAAGCCCTCAATTCCCTCTCACAAGGCCCTCTTCACAGCAACGTTGACTCAGGCGAAATCCTTTTCATCGCCATATCCGATATTCGAAGCTCTCTCTCCCTCCCTAATTCTTCCATTGCTTACTCTGCTTCTCACGGTTTTGCCCTCTTCTTTGACGAT TTGCTTCCGAGGGCTGAAGCTGCAAAATGGTTCGCAGAGGTGGTTCCGTACTTGGCTAATTTGCTTTTGAAATTGCCTTCTTTATTAGAAACTCACTATGAGAGTGCAGATGGTGGAGTTTTGAGAGGAGTGAAAACCGGTCTTCGGTTGTTGGAATCACAACAGTCTGGCATTATCTTCCTTAGTCAG GAATTAATCGCCGCTCTCCTTGCATGCGCGTTGTTTTGTCTATTTCCTACCAGCAATAGAGGTGCCAAACATCTACCAATGATCAACTTTGATCACTTATTTGC GTGTCTACATGATCATTATGAAGAAGTTGAAAATAAATTGAAGTGCATTATTCACTATTTTGGGAGGATATGTTCATCTATGCCCCTGGGCTATGTGTCTTTTGAGCGCAAAGTTCTTTCTCTAGAATGTACTCCATCTTGTATTCCCTATCCAAAAGAAATTTTTTGGAGCCAGTCCAACATTTCCCTTTGCCATATTGAG ATTACCGTTTCAGGCTTAATTGAAGATCAATCACGTGAAGCTATTGAAGTTGATTTTGCTAACATGTATTTAGGAGGTGGCGCTCTCGTTAGGGGCTGTGTGCAG GAAGAAATTCGGTTTATGATCAATCCAGAGTTGATTGCTGGCATGCTTTTCCTGCCGTGCATGGCAGACAATGAAGCAGTAGAAATTGTTGGTATGGAAAGATTTTCAAGTTATACTGG ATATGCCTCTTCATTCCGATTTAATGGTGACTATGTGGACAAAAAGGATATGGACGTTCTTGGAAGGCGTAAGACTAGGATAGTTGCAATAGATGCACTGTGCAGCCCGGGAAAGAGCCAGTACAGACTTGAATGCCTTCTAAG GGAGATTAACAAAGCATTTTGTGGCTTCATGGATCAGTTCAAGTGTCATCAGTATCAACAGTTTCTCAAAGATGATGGCCTCCTGGGACTTCAACATGATCAAAATGTTAAAGACTCCGGTGGAAGGTCCATTGTTAATCTTCTG TCGCTTGGTCATACTTCAACTTCATCTCAAGAAACTGAGGAAACATCGGAAAACCAGTTAATCAGAGAGGGACACAGTCATCAACCTTTAGACAATCAGCaggaaattggggttgtgactgGAAATTGGGGTTGTGGTGCTTTTGGGGGAGATCCTCAACTTAAAGCTATGCTTCAATGGATTGCTGCATCTCAG GCATTGAGACCTTTCATCTTGTATTACACATTTGGTCTGGAGGCATTGCAGATGCTGGACCAG GTGACTCAATGGATTGTTTCACATCAGTGGACTGTGGGGGAGCTTTGGAATGTGTTGGTGGAATATTCATCTCAGAGATCGAGGGGAGAAACTAGAGTAGGCTTCTTCAATTGGATCCTTCCATCATTGTGTTCTCGTGATGCCATCCTCAACAATTCCTATGATGATTCAACTTTTCCGGGCATTTTATGTTAA